Proteins encoded in a region of the bacterium genome:
- a CDS encoding acyltransferase, translating to MTVHDTAILESENVGEGTRIWAHTHILPGAKIGKDCNICDQVFIENDVIIGDRVTVKSGVHIWDGVRIEDDVFIGPGVTFTNDPFPRSKHYPERFLNTIIRRGASIGANATLLPGIIVGENAMVGAGSIVTRDVPPNAVVVGNPARTVRLLPEGE from the coding sequence GTGACGGTCCATGATACGGCAATACTCGAGTCCGAAAATGTTGGGGAAGGCACTCGTATCTGGGCCCACACACACATCCTTCCTGGGGCTAAGATAGGTAAGGATTGCAACATATGCGACCAGGTTTTCATTGAAAACGACGTTATAATTGGTGACAGGGTGACAGTCAAATCCGGTGTTCACATCTGGGATGGTGTGAGAATAGAAGATGATGTTTTCATAGGTCCTGGTGTGACTTTTACAAACGATCCATTTCCCAGAAGCAAACATTACCCTGAAAGGTTTTTGAACACCATAATTCGAAGAGGCGCCAGCATAGGCGCCAATGCTACCCTTCTGCCAGGGATTATAGTGGGTGAGAATGCTATGGTCGGCGCTGGGTCAATTGTGACAAGGGATGTCCCGCCCAATGCCGTTGTTGTAGGCAACCCGGCCAGGACTGTTAGGTTACTGCCCGAAGGTGAATAA
- a CDS encoding FdtA/QdtA family cupin domain-containing protein, with translation MVAYSRSVYDAAIIHFPRVLDARGNLTFIEAAKHVPFSISRVYWIYDVPGGESRGSHAYRELQEVIIALSGSFEVFLDDGMAQKTVVLNRAYYGLYVPNMIWRRMQQFSTNAVALVLASLPYCPEDYIRDYQEFKRLNGKV, from the coding sequence ATGGTAGCCTACTCTCGTTCCGTTTACGACGCAGCCATAATCCACTTTCCAAGAGTTCTGGACGCTAGAGGAAATCTGACTTTCATAGAAGCCGCTAAGCACGTTCCTTTCAGCATTTCCAGAGTTTACTGGATCTACGACGTCCCTGGGGGCGAATCAAGGGGCAGCCACGCATACCGCGAGCTTCAAGAGGTCATCATAGCTCTCTCTGGCAGCTTCGAGGTATTTCTCGATGACGGCATGGCTCAAAAAACAGTAGTACTTAACAGGGCTTACTACGGGCTTTATGTGCCCAATATGATTTGGCGTAGGATGCAGCAGTTCTCCACCAATGCGGTCGCTTTGGTCCTGGCCTCCCTCCCTTACTGTCCAGAAGATTACATTCGTGACTATCAGGAATTCAAGAGGCTGAACGGTAAGGTATGA
- a CDS encoding FdtA/QdtA family cupin domain-containing protein — translation MKTTVHDCRLIDLPKISERRGAITPIYGGEHIPFEIARVYYLYDVPGGESRGGHAHRGLQQLLVSVMGGFDVILDDGFERRRVHLNRAYFGLHIPSMIWRELENFSSGGICLVLASQPYDENDYIRDYETFLREKGIP, via the coding sequence ATGAAAACAACAGTTCACGACTGTCGCCTCATAGATCTTCCCAAGATTAGCGAGCGAAGGGGAGCCATAACGCCCATCTATGGAGGCGAGCACATACCGTTCGAAATAGCCAGAGTTTACTATCTTTATGATGTCCCTGGTGGGGAAAGCAGAGGTGGACATGCTCACAGAGGGTTACAACAGTTGCTTGTTTCAGTAATGGGGGGATTTGATGTTATTCTCGATGACGGATTTGAAAGAAGACGCGTTCATTTGAACAGAGCTTATTTTGGTTTGCATATACCCTCTATGATTTGGCGTGAATTGGAAAACTTTTCTTCCGGTGGAATCTGCTTAGTATTGGCCTCCCAACCCTACGATGAGAATGATTATATACGTGATTATGAAACATTCTTAAGAGAAAAAGGTATTCCGTGA
- a CDS encoding DegT/DnrJ/EryC1/StrS family aminotransferase translates to MTVEFLDLKRAYQELKKGLDEAYRKVMESGSYILGSEVDQFEREFAAYCGVRHCIGVGNGLEALHLILRAYEIGPGDEVIVPSNTYIATWLAVTYAGAIPVPVEPDERTYNIDPSRILQALTKRTRAIIAVQLYGHTADMDPIKEIALRHGIKVIEDAAQAHGARYKGARAGSLGDAAGFSFYPGKNLGAFGDGGAVTTNDDSLANRIRALRNYGSHTKYYNDYKGFNSRLDELQAAFLRVKLRKLDEWNERRAKIAAKYLDGLSDISGLTLPHVPNWAEPVWHLFVVRTERRDLFQKHLADAGIGTLIHYPVPPHKQKAYREMNSLSFPISERIHNEVLSLPMGPHMNKNEVDRVIESVRKFFQE, encoded by the coding sequence GTGACCGTAGAGTTTCTCGATCTCAAAAGGGCGTACCAGGAGCTTAAGAAAGGGCTTGATGAGGCTTATCGTAAAGTAATGGAAAGCGGTTCGTACATCCTTGGTTCAGAGGTTGATCAATTCGAAAGGGAATTTGCGGCATATTGCGGTGTCAGGCACTGCATCGGTGTGGGAAACGGTCTTGAAGCTCTGCATCTGATTCTCCGTGCATATGAGATTGGCCCAGGAGACGAGGTAATAGTTCCTTCGAATACTTACATAGCCACCTGGCTAGCTGTAACTTACGCGGGGGCAATTCCAGTGCCTGTGGAGCCAGATGAGAGGACTTACAATATTGATCCTTCCCGCATCTTGCAGGCTTTAACTAAAAGAACCCGGGCCATCATAGCCGTGCAGCTTTACGGTCACACTGCGGACATGGATCCCATAAAAGAGATAGCCTTGCGTCACGGTATCAAGGTCATAGAGGATGCAGCTCAAGCCCATGGGGCAAGGTACAAGGGAGCGAGGGCTGGTTCGCTTGGAGACGCAGCAGGGTTTAGTTTCTACCCAGGGAAAAACCTTGGTGCTTTTGGCGATGGAGGTGCGGTTACAACCAACGATGACAGCCTTGCAAACCGAATTCGAGCGTTGCGAAACTATGGATCACACACCAAGTATTATAACGATTACAAGGGCTTCAACTCTCGATTGGACGAACTTCAGGCCGCCTTTCTGAGGGTGAAACTTAGAAAACTGGACGAATGGAACGAGAGGCGAGCGAAAATCGCAGCTAAATACTTGGATGGGCTTTCAGACATATCTGGTCTTACCCTCCCCCACGTGCCGAATTGGGCTGAACCGGTTTGGCATCTTTTCGTGGTTCGTACCGAACGAAGGGACCTTTTTCAGAAACATCTTGCTGATGCGGGAATCGGCACTTTGATACACTACCCCGTTCCACCCCATAAACAGAAAGCCTACAGGGAAATGAACTCTCTTTCTTTCCCTATATCCGAAAGAATTCACAACGAAGTGTTAAGCCTTCCCATGGGACCCCATATGAATAAGAACGAAGTTGATAGGGTTATTGAGTCGGTGAGAAAGTTTTTTCAAGAATAA
- a CDS encoding O-antigen translocase, whose product MSVKEDTSQGSHRQILKSTTLVGGSQVINIIIGIVRTKFMAILLGPAGVGLMGIYQSAIGMVGTITGLGIGSSGVRQIAEAAGSGDDKKIARTIYALRRTAIILGFLGMGVTIALSKQLSLVTFGTKEHAWAFSLLAVTILFRSVSGGQSALIQGMRRIGDLAKISVIGAFLGTALSVPIVYLWREDGIVPSLIVVSAMSILPSWLYARKIQVTRVFMSLRDVSREMRGLLVLGSVFMASGVMTTGVDYFIRVYVGRELGMESVGLYQCANTLSSLYIGVILNAMGMDFYPRLTAVAEDNETVNRLVNEQTEVGLLLATPGILATLAFAPYLIQLFYSAKFVPAYEVLRWQILGIFLRVIAWPMGFILLAKGKSKAFFWTELIWNGMHAVLVWGGVKLFGLVGTGMAFFGLYVTYTIGIYWVVRGITGFKWEGRNMTSGCFLLGSIIILFTSSYVVGETGAIWVAIILLGGTTFYCFHNLYVILGRAWFYTIAEKAVDQVGKLFPRSGV is encoded by the coding sequence ATGAGCGTGAAAGAGGACACTTCACAAGGATCCCACCGCCAGATTTTAAAATCAACCACCTTGGTCGGAGGCTCCCAGGTAATCAACATTATCATTGGAATCGTCCGAACGAAGTTCATGGCAATTTTGCTTGGTCCTGCAGGTGTGGGGTTGATGGGAATATACCAGTCCGCAATCGGTATGGTTGGGACCATAACGGGGTTGGGGATTGGAAGCAGCGGAGTAAGACAGATAGCCGAAGCAGCGGGTTCGGGAGATGACAAAAAAATAGCCAGAACTATCTACGCCCTCAGGAGGACTGCCATCATTCTTGGCTTCCTGGGAATGGGTGTGACGATTGCCCTTAGCAAGCAACTATCCCTCGTCACATTTGGAACAAAAGAACACGCCTGGGCTTTTTCGCTTCTGGCCGTAACAATTCTTTTCAGGTCAGTGTCCGGAGGGCAATCGGCTCTTATCCAGGGGATGCGAAGGATTGGCGACCTCGCAAAGATAAGCGTCATCGGGGCTTTCCTTGGCACGGCACTAAGCGTGCCCATCGTATATCTATGGCGGGAGGATGGCATCGTTCCTTCACTCATCGTCGTCTCAGCTATGTCCATATTGCCTTCGTGGCTTTATGCGAGAAAGATCCAGGTAACCAGAGTGTTCATGTCTCTGAGAGACGTCAGCCGGGAGATGCGTGGGCTCCTTGTGCTCGGCAGTGTTTTTATGGCCTCAGGGGTCATGACCACAGGAGTGGACTATTTTATACGCGTCTATGTTGGCCGTGAACTGGGCATGGAAAGCGTTGGGCTATATCAATGCGCAAACACGCTTTCAAGCCTGTACATAGGGGTGATACTCAATGCCATGGGGATGGACTTTTATCCGCGCCTTACTGCGGTAGCCGAGGACAATGAAACGGTGAATCGACTTGTGAATGAGCAAACAGAAGTGGGCCTCCTTCTGGCTACCCCCGGGATATTGGCCACACTGGCATTTGCGCCGTATCTGATTCAATTGTTTTATTCGGCCAAGTTTGTGCCAGCATATGAGGTTTTGAGGTGGCAGATTCTGGGTATCTTCCTTAGGGTCATAGCATGGCCCATGGGCTTCATCCTTCTCGCGAAGGGCAAGAGCAAGGCCTTTTTCTGGACAGAGCTCATTTGGAATGGCATGCACGCAGTGCTCGTCTGGGGAGGGGTTAAGCTTTTCGGATTGGTTGGAACAGGCATGGCTTTTTTTGGTCTTTATGTAACTTATACGATAGGTATCTATTGGGTTGTCCGTGGGATTACGGGGTTTAAGTGGGAAGGGCGGAACATGACCTCTGGATGTTTTCTTCTAGGAAGCATAATAATACTGTTCACATCGTCCTACGTAGTCGGGGAGACGGGCGCTATTTGGGTCGCAATTATTTTATTGGGAGGAACGACTTTTTATTGTTTCCATAATCTGTATGTCATTCTGGGTAGAGCGTGGTTTTATACAATAGCTGAAAAAGCGGTGGATCAAGTTGGCAAATTATTTCCAAGATCAGGAGTTTGA